One genomic region from Solwaraspora sp. WMMD792 encodes:
- a CDS encoding MarR family transcriptional regulator — translation MGEQQVTAAQLATSLRDAITRLNRRVRRARPVGDLTVTQLSALTSLELAGAMTPRELADIERVQPPTMTRIVAKLEERGLVQRTPHPTDGRQVILSATESGREVIAGFERIRDEWLATRLAALSPAERDTLRQAAEILQQVARG, via the coding sequence ATGGGAGAGCAGCAGGTCACGGCCGCGCAACTGGCGACGTCCCTGCGCGATGCCATCACCCGACTCAACCGGCGGGTCCGACGGGCCCGGCCGGTCGGCGATCTGACGGTCACCCAGCTGTCCGCGCTCACCAGCCTGGAGCTGGCCGGTGCGATGACGCCGCGGGAGCTGGCCGACATCGAGCGGGTCCAACCGCCGACGATGACCAGGATCGTCGCCAAGCTCGAGGAGCGCGGACTGGTGCAACGCACCCCGCACCCGACCGACGGCCGCCAGGTGATCCTGTCAGCCACCGAGTCAGGCCGCGAGGTGATCGCCGGGTTTGAGCGGATACGTGACGAGTGGCTCGCCACCCGGCTCGCCGCGCTGAGCCCTGCCGAACGGGACACGTTACGGCAGGCGGCGGAGATCCTGCAGCAGGTCGCCCGCGGCTGA
- a CDS encoding MFS transporter, translating to MRATLNTTFQSLQVRNYRIFATGQLIKLIGVWMMFIAQDWLVLQLSDDSATALGVVVALQFTPVLLFTLIFGRLADRYDKRLLLFVANAIWCVLALVMSVLVLTGVVALWHVFVFAGLLGVGNALETPVRQAFVSELVGTPLLPNALALSSATFNTARIVGPAVAGLAIAAFDVGPVFLISALASTAPLVGLVRMRSGELHRVGLPVGAQRDAAKVVDGLRYVARRPDLMLPMALMAVLGLLLFNFQLTLAALAKTVFETGAASFGLFTTALAVGALAGALAASGRRDRPSVYVVLGSALTFAGLGTLVGLAPTYWLVVLLLLPTGFFMVYFAQASNQRVQLGVDPAFRGRVMALWVLVFLGTNPVGAPIIGWVAERFGAGASIWLGGLLSFLTAAAALAWQLRRTGGRLRLRWAPMPRLYVLPARPAPAHAGAVRA from the coding sequence GTGCGGGCGACACTGAACACCACCTTCCAGTCCCTACAGGTCCGCAACTACCGGATCTTCGCAACCGGGCAGCTGATCAAGCTGATCGGTGTGTGGATGATGTTCATCGCGCAGGACTGGCTCGTCCTGCAGCTGTCGGACGACTCCGCCACCGCGCTCGGCGTGGTCGTCGCCCTCCAGTTCACCCCGGTGCTGCTGTTCACCCTGATCTTCGGTCGGCTCGCCGACCGCTACGACAAGCGGCTGCTGTTGTTCGTCGCCAACGCCATCTGGTGCGTGCTGGCCCTGGTGATGAGCGTGCTGGTGCTGACCGGCGTGGTGGCGCTCTGGCACGTCTTCGTCTTCGCCGGCCTGCTCGGCGTCGGCAACGCCCTGGAGACCCCGGTCCGGCAGGCGTTCGTCTCCGAACTGGTCGGGACCCCGCTGCTGCCCAACGCCCTCGCGCTGTCCTCGGCGACGTTCAACACCGCCCGGATCGTCGGCCCGGCCGTGGCCGGGCTGGCCATCGCGGCGTTCGACGTCGGGCCGGTCTTCCTGATCAGCGCGCTCGCGTCCACGGCCCCGCTGGTCGGACTGGTCCGGATGCGCTCCGGCGAACTGCACCGGGTCGGCCTGCCGGTCGGAGCGCAGCGGGACGCCGCCAAGGTGGTCGACGGGTTGCGCTACGTCGCCCGCCGCCCCGACCTGATGCTGCCGATGGCCCTGATGGCCGTGCTCGGCCTACTGCTGTTCAACTTCCAGCTGACCCTCGCCGCGTTGGCCAAGACGGTCTTCGAGACCGGTGCGGCGTCGTTCGGGCTGTTCACCACGGCGCTCGCGGTCGGCGCGCTGGCCGGTGCCCTGGCCGCCAGCGGCCGGCGCGACCGGCCGTCGGTCTACGTCGTGCTGGGCAGCGCGTTGACCTTCGCTGGCCTCGGCACCCTGGTCGGGCTGGCCCCGACGTACTGGCTGGTGGTGCTCCTGCTGCTGCCGACCGGGTTCTTCATGGTCTACTTCGCGCAGGCCTCCAACCAGCGGGTGCAGCTCGGTGTCGACCCGGCGTTCCGGGGCCGGGTGATGGCGCTGTGGGTGCTGGTCTTCCTGGGCACCAACCCGGTCGGCGCACCGATCATCGGCTGGGTCGCTGAGCGCTTCGGTGCCGGGGCCAGCATCTGGCTGGGCGGCCTGCTGTCCTTCCTGACCGCCGCCGCCGCGCTGGCCTGGCAGTTGCGGCGCACCGGCGGCCGGCTGCGGCTGAGGTGGGCACCGATGCCCCGGCTCTACGTACTGCCGGCCCGACCCGCGCCGGCCCATGCCGGAGCAGTCCGGGCCTGA
- the sepH gene encoding septation protein SepH: MRPVRFVALSEDGQALVLADEVGRLLALPIDDRVSTAVQADPDSSTTLTVASQPGDPQPSLSPRDIQARIRSGESADDVARIAGVPVDRVLRYAGPVLQERAMLAQHARRTRLKNSDKGAPLAEVVDGRLAQHGIDAEKISWDAYRRDDGTWRIIATWPSGKATAQAIWELDKSRQVISPHDDMAQYLCTERPTQILGQEPAPERGGHALPGPSRAEPGRGGGHGLPAAPGDQPRPSRDPIRAGRDALLASLDRPLGSAAGRGLEPAANAETPRQRPVAGGAAALLGGGAGSAFDDDADAPKEVPAVPSLAVLRPRRAASGATETPADSSGKPRKRLPSWDDVLFGSGPADRASS; this comes from the coding sequence ATGCGCCCGGTACGCTTCGTCGCCCTCTCCGAGGACGGTCAGGCCCTGGTCCTCGCTGACGAGGTCGGCCGACTGCTCGCCCTACCGATCGACGACCGCGTATCCACCGCCGTGCAGGCGGACCCGGACAGCTCGACCACGTTGACGGTGGCCAGCCAGCCCGGTGATCCCCAGCCGTCACTGTCCCCCCGGGACATCCAGGCCCGGATCCGGTCCGGCGAGTCGGCCGACGACGTCGCGCGGATCGCCGGAGTGCCGGTCGACCGGGTACTGCGCTACGCCGGACCGGTGCTGCAGGAGCGGGCCATGCTCGCCCAGCACGCCCGGCGTACCAGGCTGAAGAACTCCGACAAGGGTGCCCCGCTCGCCGAGGTCGTCGACGGCCGGCTGGCCCAGCACGGCATCGACGCGGAGAAGATCTCCTGGGACGCGTACCGGCGCGACGACGGCACCTGGCGGATCATCGCCACCTGGCCGTCCGGCAAGGCCACCGCCCAGGCCATCTGGGAGCTCGACAAGAGCCGCCAGGTGATCTCGCCGCACGACGACATGGCGCAGTACCTCTGCACCGAACGGCCGACCCAGATCCTCGGTCAGGAGCCGGCACCGGAGCGGGGCGGGCACGCGCTGCCCGGTCCGTCGCGTGCCGAGCCGGGCCGGGGCGGCGGGCACGGCCTCCCGGCTGCCCCGGGTGACCAGCCACGACCCAGCCGGGACCCGATCCGGGCCGGGCGGGACGCGCTGCTCGCCTCGCTGGACCGACCGCTCGGTTCGGCGGCCGGTCGCGGCCTGGAGCCGGCGGCCAACGCCGAGACGCCCCGGCAGCGGCCGGTGGCCGGTGGCGCCGCCGCCCTGCTCGGCGGCGGCGCGGGTTCCGCCTTCGACGACGATGCCGACGCACCCAAGGAGGTCCCGGCGGTGCCGTCGCTGGCGGTGCTGCGGCCCCGGCGCGCCGCGTCCGGTGCCACCGAGACCCCGGCCGACAGCTCCGGCAAGCCCCGCAAGCGACTGCCGAGCTGGGACGACGTCCTGTTCGGTAGCGGCCCGGCCGACCGCGCGAGTTCCTGA
- the serC gene encoding phosphoserine transaminase, with translation MADVATIRIPDEIKPADGRFGCGPSKVRPAAVEALSEVATSYLGTSHRQRTVRDEVARLRRGIAEFFALPDGYEVILGNGGTTAFWEVATFGLVRDRAQFASFGEFGAKFAKAVRDAPFLGEPTVHKAEPGSAPALVAEAGVDVYATPHNETSTGVAVPIRRVAGADDGALMLVDATSGAGGLEVDPTETDVYYFAPQKCFGSDGGIWLALMSPAALDRAAQVKASGRYIPAFLDLVTAIDNSRLEQTYNTPALATIFLAAEQTDWMNAQGGLAWAAKRTAESAAAIYGWAQRSAVATPFVTDPALRSNVVATIDFVDGVDAAKVAKVLRANGIVDTEPYRKLGRNQLRVALFPAIDPADVEALTACVDFVIERL, from the coding sequence GTGGCTGACGTTGCGACCATCCGCATCCCAGACGAGATCAAGCCCGCCGACGGCAGGTTCGGCTGCGGCCCGTCGAAGGTCCGCCCGGCAGCCGTCGAGGCGCTGTCCGAGGTCGCCACCAGCTACCTGGGCACCTCCCACCGGCAGCGCACCGTCCGCGACGAGGTGGCCCGGCTGCGGCGCGGCATCGCCGAGTTCTTCGCGCTGCCCGATGGCTACGAGGTGATTCTCGGCAACGGCGGTACCACCGCGTTCTGGGAGGTCGCCACGTTCGGTCTGGTCCGCGACCGGGCGCAGTTCGCCAGCTTCGGCGAGTTCGGGGCCAAGTTCGCCAAGGCGGTACGCGACGCGCCGTTCCTCGGCGAGCCGACGGTGCACAAGGCCGAGCCGGGCAGCGCCCCGGCCCTGGTCGCCGAGGCGGGCGTCGACGTCTACGCGACGCCGCACAACGAGACCTCCACCGGGGTCGCGGTGCCGATCCGGCGGGTCGCCGGGGCCGACGACGGCGCGTTGATGCTGGTCGACGCCACCTCCGGCGCCGGTGGCCTGGAGGTCGACCCGACCGAGACCGACGTCTACTACTTCGCCCCGCAGAAGTGCTTCGGCTCGGACGGCGGCATCTGGCTGGCCCTGATGTCGCCGGCTGCCCTGGACCGGGCCGCCCAGGTGAAGGCGTCCGGCCGGTACATCCCGGCGTTCCTGGACCTGGTGACCGCGATCGACAACTCGCGGTTGGAGCAGACCTACAACACTCCGGCACTGGCGACGATCTTCCTCGCCGCCGAGCAGACCGACTGGATGAACGCCCAGGGTGGGCTGGCCTGGGCGGCGAAGCGGACGGCGGAGAGCGCGGCGGCGATCTACGGCTGGGCTCAGCGGTCCGCAGTGGCCACCCCGTTCGTCACCGATCCGGCACTGCGGTCGAACGTGGTGGCGACCATCGACTTCGTCGACGGAGTGGACGCCGCCAAGGTCGCCAAGGTACTTCGGGCCAACGGCATCGTGGACACCGAGCCGTACCGCAAGCTCGGCCGTAACCAGCTGCGGGTGGCGCTGTTCCCCGCGATCGACCCGGCCGACGTCGAGGCGTTGACCGCCTGCGTCGACTTCGTGATCGAGCGACTCTGA
- a CDS encoding citrate synthase 2: protein MSDFKPGLEGVIAFETEIAEPDKEGGALRYRGVDIEDLIGQVSFGNVWALLVDGRFGPGLPPAEPFPVPVHSGDIRVDVQSAVAMLAPYWGLSQLLDISDEQARADLARVSVTALSFVAQSARGLGLPAVPQKEIDKAQTIVERFMRRWRGEPDPRHVKAVDAYFISAAEHGMNASTFTARVVASTGADAAACISSGIGALSGPLHGGAPSRVLHMIEGVERSGDAESYVKGVLDRGERLMGFGHRVYRAEDPRARVLRRTAKELGAPRYEVAEALEKAALEELHNRKPDRVLATNVEFWSAVVLDFAEVPAHMFTSMFTCARMGGWSAHILEQKRLKRLVRPSARYVGPQPRKPQQVAGWDAVPHDV, encoded by the coding sequence ATGTCCGACTTCAAACCGGGTCTCGAAGGTGTGATCGCATTCGAGACCGAAATCGCCGAGCCTGACAAGGAGGGCGGTGCCCTACGGTACCGCGGCGTCGACATCGAGGATCTGATCGGACAGGTCTCCTTCGGCAACGTCTGGGCACTGCTGGTCGACGGTCGGTTCGGGCCGGGTCTGCCGCCCGCCGAGCCGTTCCCGGTGCCGGTGCACTCCGGCGACATCCGGGTGGACGTGCAGTCGGCGGTCGCCATGCTCGCCCCGTACTGGGGGTTGTCCCAACTGCTCGACATCTCCGACGAGCAGGCCCGCGCGGACCTGGCCCGGGTGTCGGTCACCGCGTTGTCGTTCGTCGCCCAGTCGGCCCGGGGGCTCGGTCTGCCGGCCGTGCCGCAGAAGGAGATCGACAAGGCGCAGACCATCGTCGAGCGGTTCATGCGCCGGTGGCGTGGCGAGCCCGACCCGCGGCACGTCAAGGCGGTCGACGCGTACTTCATCTCCGCCGCCGAACACGGCATGAACGCCTCCACCTTCACCGCCCGGGTGGTCGCCTCCACCGGAGCCGACGCCGCCGCCTGCATCTCGTCGGGCATCGGCGCGCTCTCCGGACCGCTGCACGGTGGTGCCCCGTCCCGGGTGCTGCACATGATCGAGGGCGTCGAGCGCAGCGGCGACGCCGAGTCGTACGTCAAGGGCGTGCTCGACCGCGGCGAACGGCTGATGGGGTTCGGTCACCGGGTGTACCGGGCCGAGGACCCGCGCGCCCGGGTGCTGCGCCGCACCGCCAAGGAGCTCGGCGCGCCCCGTTACGAGGTGGCCGAGGCGCTGGAGAAGGCCGCTCTGGAGGAGTTGCACAACCGCAAGCCGGACCGGGTGCTGGCGACCAACGTCGAGTTCTGGTCGGCGGTGGTGCTCGACTTCGCCGAGGTGCCGGCGCACATGTTCACCTCGATGTTCACCTGCGCCCGGATGGGCGGCTGGAGCGCTCACATCCTGGAGCAGAAGCGGCTCAAGCGGCTGGTCCGCCCGTCCGCCCGGTACGTCGGCCCGCAGCCGCGCAAGCCGCAGCAGGTCGCCGGCTGGGACGCGGTCCCGCACGACGTCTGA
- the pdxH gene encoding pyridoxamine 5'-phosphate oxidase, translating into MTGDTPRPSLPRRDYRGAPELRRRDLAVDWHTQFARWFADAVAAGLPEPNAMVLATADVDGRPSTRTVLMKGYDETGIVFFTNYRSRKGAEATDNPSVSLLFPWFAMSRQVEVRGVVAPVPRAQTEAYFATRPRGSQLGAWASPQSRVVPDRAAVDAGLAAARRRFPESTVVPPPPHWGGLRVTPWTVEFWQGRADRLHDRLRYRRDAGGGWSIERIAP; encoded by the coding sequence GTGACGGGAGACACACCGCGACCGAGTCTGCCGCGTCGTGACTATCGCGGTGCCCCGGAACTGCGTCGCCGCGACCTCGCCGTCGACTGGCACACCCAGTTCGCCCGGTGGTTCGCCGACGCGGTGGCGGCCGGGTTGCCGGAGCCGAATGCGATGGTGCTGGCCACGGCCGACGTCGATGGGCGACCGAGTACCCGGACGGTGTTGATGAAAGGGTACGACGAGACGGGAATCGTCTTCTTCACCAACTACCGGTCCCGCAAGGGCGCCGAGGCCACCGACAATCCGTCGGTCAGCCTGCTCTTTCCATGGTTCGCGATGTCCCGGCAGGTGGAGGTACGTGGGGTGGTGGCACCGGTCCCCCGGGCGCAGACCGAGGCGTACTTCGCCACCCGGCCGCGCGGCTCCCAGCTCGGCGCCTGGGCCAGCCCTCAGTCGCGGGTGGTGCCGGACCGCGCGGCGGTCGACGCCGGTCTGGCCGCCGCCCGGCGGCGGTTCCCGGAGTCGACCGTGGTGCCACCGCCGCCGCACTGGGGCGGCCTGCGGGTGACGCCGTGGACCGTCGAGTTCTGGCAGGGTCGGGCCGACCGGCTGCACGACCGGTTGCGGTACCGCCGGGATGCCGGCGGTGGCTGGTCGATCGAGCGGATCGCGCCGTAG